A genomic segment from Variovorax paradoxus B4 encodes:
- a CDS encoding 2-hydroxyacid dehydrogenase, which yields MSKPKILVARAIFPETIERLSQHFEVESNQADESWSKEQLIAKLQGKQGAFTTGSERIDTAVLDACPDLKICANMAVGYNNFDVDAMAAHGVLGTNAPDVLTETTADFGFALLMATARRITESEHFLRAGKWQKWSFDMFAGSDIHGSTLGIIGMGRIGQGIAKRGAHGFGMKVVYHNRSRLDAALEAECKASYVSKEELLKTADHVVLVVPYSPASHHTIGAAEIALMKPTATLVNIARGGIVDDAALAVALREKRIAAAGLDVFEGEPKVHPDLLTVPNVVLTPHIASATVPTRRAMADLAADNLIAWFGGKGALTPVTPVPPAAS from the coding sequence ATGAGCAAGCCCAAGATCCTGGTCGCACGCGCGATCTTTCCCGAAACCATCGAACGCCTCTCGCAGCATTTCGAGGTCGAGTCGAACCAGGCCGACGAGAGCTGGAGCAAGGAGCAGCTGATCGCCAAACTGCAAGGCAAGCAGGGCGCCTTCACCACCGGCAGCGAGCGCATCGACACCGCGGTGCTCGACGCCTGCCCCGACTTGAAGATCTGCGCCAACATGGCCGTGGGCTACAACAACTTCGACGTCGATGCCATGGCCGCGCACGGCGTGCTCGGTACCAACGCACCCGACGTGCTCACCGAGACCACGGCCGACTTCGGCTTTGCGCTGCTGATGGCCACGGCCCGCCGCATCACCGAGAGCGAACACTTCCTGCGCGCGGGCAAGTGGCAGAAGTGGAGCTTCGACATGTTCGCGGGCTCCGACATCCATGGTTCGACGCTCGGCATCATCGGCATGGGGCGCATCGGGCAGGGCATTGCCAAGCGCGGCGCGCACGGCTTCGGCATGAAGGTGGTCTATCACAACCGCTCACGGCTCGATGCGGCCCTGGAGGCCGAATGCAAGGCCAGCTACGTGAGCAAGGAAGAGCTGCTCAAGACGGCAGACCACGTCGTGCTGGTGGTGCCGTACTCGCCAGCTTCGCACCACACCATCGGCGCGGCCGAAATCGCGCTGATGAAGCCGACCGCCACGCTGGTGAACATCGCGCGCGGCGGCATCGTCGACGACGCGGCGCTGGCCGTCGCGCTGCGCGAGAAGCGCATCGCCGCGGCGGGGCTCGACGTGTTCGAGGGCGAGCCCAAGGTCCACCCCGATCTGCTGACCGTGCCCAACGTGGTGCTGACGCCGCACATCGCAAGCGCCACCGTGCCCACGCGCCGCGCCATGGCCGACCTCGCGGCCGACAACCTCATCGCCTGGTTCGGCGGCAAGGGGGCGCTGACGCCGGTCACGCCCGTTCCGCCCGCCGCCAGCTAA
- a CDS encoding DNA recombination protein RmuC, with translation MDASPILLLLAALAVVQLVLAVWLLARRQPAPDHSELLSVLSAMGTANERTERELRHEIGESSRGARQETAQAFATFQQALVQQGAEATRTQNAQLDAFSLQLASLQKTLADTLNTQLQGLSESNARRLSEVRATMEAQLAQLQQSNTAKLDEMRKTVDEKLQSTLEARLGESFKQVADRLEQVHKGLGEMQTLAVGVGSLQRVLTNVKTRGVFGEVQLEALLEQVLTPEQYAKQIETKPRSGQRVDFAIRFPGRGDDGAPVWLPIDAKFPRDDYERLIDAHERADAPGAELAAKALEARIRVEARSIAENYLAAPHTTDFAILFLPVESLYAEVLRRPGLMDAIQRQHRVTLAGPTTLLAMLNSLHMGFRTLALEQQASEVWKVLGAVKTEFERYGEWVSRIKEQVAKASDTLDKADTRAKQMRLALRKVEALPEAQSQVLLPPTADSEGDDTP, from the coding sequence TTGGACGCTTCCCCGATTCTTCTTCTGCTGGCCGCCCTTGCGGTGGTCCAGCTGGTGCTCGCGGTCTGGCTGCTGGCACGCCGCCAGCCAGCGCCCGACCACAGCGAACTGCTCTCCGTGCTGTCCGCGATGGGCACCGCCAACGAACGCACCGAACGCGAGCTGCGCCACGAAATCGGCGAAAGCTCGCGCGGCGCGCGGCAGGAAACCGCGCAAGCCTTCGCCACCTTCCAGCAGGCATTGGTGCAGCAGGGCGCCGAAGCCACGCGCACGCAGAACGCCCAGCTCGATGCCTTCTCGCTGCAGCTCGCCTCGTTGCAGAAGACCCTGGCCGACACGCTCAACACCCAGCTGCAGGGCCTGAGCGAATCCAATGCCCGCCGCCTGTCCGAAGTGCGCGCGACCATGGAGGCGCAGCTGGCGCAGCTCCAGCAGAGCAACACCGCCAAGCTCGACGAGATGCGCAAGACCGTCGACGAGAAGCTGCAGAGCACGCTCGAAGCCCGCCTTGGCGAGAGCTTCAAGCAGGTGGCCGACCGGCTCGAGCAGGTGCACAAGGGCCTGGGCGAGATGCAGACGCTGGCCGTCGGCGTCGGCAGCCTGCAGCGCGTGCTGACCAACGTGAAGACGCGCGGCGTGTTCGGCGAGGTGCAGCTCGAGGCGCTGCTCGAGCAGGTGCTCACCCCGGAGCAGTACGCCAAGCAGATCGAGACCAAGCCGCGCAGCGGACAGCGCGTGGACTTCGCGATCCGCTTCCCGGGCCGCGGCGACGACGGCGCTCCGGTGTGGCTGCCGATCGACGCCAAGTTTCCGCGCGACGACTACGAGCGCCTGATCGATGCGCACGAGCGTGCCGACGCACCCGGCGCCGAACTCGCCGCCAAGGCGCTCGAAGCGCGCATCCGCGTCGAGGCCCGTTCGATCGCCGAGAACTATCTGGCGGCCCCGCACACCACCGACTTCGCCATTCTTTTCCTGCCGGTCGAAAGCCTCTATGCCGAGGTGCTGCGCCGTCCGGGCCTGATGGACGCCATCCAGCGCCAGCACCGCGTGACGCTGGCCGGCCCGACCACCCTGCTTGCCATGCTCAACAGCCTGCACATGGGCTTTCGCACGCTGGCGCTGGAGCAGCAGGCCTCAGAGGTCTGGAAGGTGCTGGGGGCGGTCAAGACCGAGTTCGAGCGCTACGGCGAATGGGTTTCGCGCATCAAGGAGCAGGTGGCCAAGGCCTCCGACACGCTCGACAAGGCCGACACGCGCGCCAAGCAGATGCGCCTCGCGCTGCGCAAGGTCGAGGCGCTGCCCGAAGCGCAGTCGCAGGTGCTGCTGCCTCCCACGGCCGACAGCGAGGGCGACGACACCCCGTGA
- a CDS encoding MFS transporter, which produces MKGSELLRVIGAQVCLHATMAGMRLATPLLALQLGYSAAAVGVLIALFALTQVFLALPAGRFADRHGFKRPLWLSVIAASAGAGLVLVFPTFPMMCVAALLTGGATGATVIALQRHVGRSATNATQLKRVFSWLAIAPAVANFVGPFVAGLLIDHAGRAPADMLAFRVCFAVMAAFPIVCWLLARGAHEPPRTAPAAGAVPTRAWDLLREPMFRRLLFVNWLQSSSWDVHAFVLPVLGHDRGISASVIGSILGAFAIAAAAIRVLLPLVASRASERSVILSSTLVTAAVFAVYPLLDSAWTMGLCSVILGFALGAVQPMVMSMLHQITPHARHGEALGLRLMTINASSVAMPMLFGSIGALIGIAGVFWVVGGVVALGARATWGLKVSQ; this is translated from the coding sequence GTGAAGGGCTCCGAACTGCTGCGCGTGATCGGCGCCCAGGTCTGCCTGCACGCCACCATGGCCGGCATGCGGCTCGCAACCCCGCTGCTGGCGCTGCAATTGGGATACAGCGCAGCGGCCGTCGGCGTGCTGATTGCGCTGTTCGCGCTCACGCAGGTGTTCCTGGCGCTGCCGGCCGGTCGCTTTGCCGACCGGCACGGATTCAAGCGGCCGCTGTGGCTGTCGGTCATTGCGGCCTCGGCCGGTGCGGGACTCGTACTCGTTTTTCCGACCTTTCCGATGATGTGCGTCGCGGCGCTGCTGACCGGTGGCGCCACGGGCGCGACCGTCATTGCGCTGCAGCGCCATGTGGGCCGTTCCGCGACCAACGCCACGCAGCTCAAGCGCGTGTTCAGCTGGCTTGCAATTGCGCCCGCGGTCGCCAATTTCGTCGGCCCGTTCGTTGCCGGCCTGCTCATCGATCACGCGGGGCGCGCTCCCGCGGACATGCTGGCGTTCCGGGTTTGCTTCGCGGTGATGGCGGCTTTTCCCATCGTCTGCTGGCTGCTTGCGCGCGGCGCGCACGAGCCGCCGCGCACCGCACCCGCCGCCGGGGCCGTGCCCACGCGGGCCTGGGACCTGCTGCGCGAACCGATGTTCCGCCGCCTGCTGTTCGTGAACTGGCTGCAGTCGTCGAGCTGGGATGTGCATGCCTTCGTGCTGCCGGTGCTGGGGCACGACCGCGGCATCAGCGCTTCGGTGATCGGCTCCATCCTCGGCGCCTTCGCCATTGCCGCGGCCGCCATCCGGGTGCTGCTGCCCCTGGTTGCATCGCGCGCTTCGGAGCGCAGCGTGATCCTGAGCTCCACCCTCGTCACGGCTGCGGTGTTCGCGGTCTACCCGCTGCTCGACTCGGCCTGGACCATGGGCCTGTGTTCCGTGATCCTCGGCTTCGCGCTCGGCGCGGTGCAGCCGATGGTGATGAGCATGCTGCACCAGATCACGCCACACGCGCGGCACGGCGAGGCGCTGGGCCTGCGGCTCATGACCATCAATGCATCGAGCGTGGCCATGCCGATGCTGTTCGGCTCGATCGGCGCGCTGATCGGCATCGCGGGCGTTTTCTGGGTGGTGGGCGGTGTGGTTGCGCTGGGGGCGCGGGCGACCTGGGGGCTGAAGGTTTCGCAATGA
- a CDS encoding TIGR00730 family Rossman fold protein — protein MNNTHDLHDKRLADAWATLKSHSEKGLPLDPDPSRLAFADPEFLLRRETRGIRMQLELMKPDLEQRAHGIENTVVVFGSARFRSEDEAAALVAQAEAGGDAVAAERWRRLARSSHYYEKARAFGKLVAQYSGDKEPEDKLFVCTGGGPGIMQAANRGAHEGGGLSVGLAIALPMEEEANPYVTPALSFKFHYFAIRKMHFMMRAKALVAFPGGFGTLDELFEVITLVQTRKSKPVPIVLFGSAYWKKLIDFDFLVEEGVISPADVKLFEYVDAPEDAWDAIKRFYKL, from the coding sequence ATGAACAATACGCACGACCTTCACGACAAGCGCCTCGCGGACGCCTGGGCCACCCTCAAGTCCCACTCCGAAAAAGGCCTTCCGCTCGACCCCGATCCTTCGCGCCTCGCCTTTGCCGATCCGGAGTTCCTGCTGCGCCGCGAAACCCGCGGCATCCGCATGCAGCTCGAGCTGATGAAGCCCGACCTGGAGCAGCGCGCCCACGGCATCGAGAACACCGTGGTGGTGTTCGGCAGCGCGCGCTTTCGCAGCGAGGACGAGGCAGCCGCGCTGGTCGCGCAGGCCGAAGCCGGCGGCGATGCCGTGGCGGCCGAGCGCTGGCGTCGCCTGGCGCGCAGTTCGCACTACTACGAGAAGGCACGCGCCTTCGGCAAGCTGGTGGCGCAATACAGCGGCGACAAGGAACCGGAAGACAAGCTTTTCGTCTGCACCGGCGGCGGCCCCGGCATCATGCAGGCGGCCAACCGCGGCGCGCACGAAGGCGGCGGCCTCTCGGTCGGCCTGGCCATCGCGCTGCCCATGGAAGAAGAAGCCAACCCCTACGTCACGCCGGCGCTGAGCTTCAAGTTCCACTACTTCGCGATCCGCAAGATGCACTTCATGATGCGTGCCAAGGCGCTGGTGGCGTTCCCGGGCGGCTTCGGCACGCTGGACGAGCTGTTCGAGGTGATCACGCTGGTGCAGACCCGCAAGTCGAAGCCGGTGCCGATCGTGCTGTTCGGCTCGGCCTACTGGAAGAAGCTGATCGACTTCGACTTCCTGGTCGAAGAAGGCGTGATCTCGCCGGCCGACGTCAAGCTCTTCGAGTACGTCGACGCTCCCGAAGACGCCTGGGATGCGATCAAGCGCTTCTACAAGCTGTGA
- a CDS encoding crotonase/enoyl-CoA hydratase family protein, with product MNTPASVRTEIDGPVSTIVMSRPKQRNAVDRPMAEALHAAFERFEADESQRVAVLWGEHGTFCAGADLGAVGDPARRNELDLEGGGPGPMGATRMALAKPLIAAISGHAVAGGLELALLADLRVAEEDAVLGVFCRRWGVPLIDGGTVRLPRIVGMGRALDLILTGRPVSAREAHAMGLVDRVVPPGHARLEAEALAREIASFPQQCMLADRHSAYAQWNLPLADALRQEGRLGVPIVAAEGAAGAERFVRGAGRHGAF from the coding sequence ATGAACACACCCGCCAGCGTCCGCACCGAGATCGATGGGCCGGTCAGCACCATCGTCATGAGCCGTCCGAAGCAGCGCAACGCCGTCGACCGGCCCATGGCCGAGGCGCTGCACGCCGCCTTCGAGCGCTTCGAAGCCGATGAAAGCCAGCGCGTTGCGGTGCTGTGGGGCGAGCACGGCACCTTCTGCGCGGGCGCCGACCTGGGCGCGGTCGGCGACCCCGCGCGCCGCAACGAACTCGACCTCGAGGGCGGCGGCCCGGGCCCCATGGGCGCGACACGCATGGCGCTCGCCAAGCCTCTGATCGCCGCCATCAGCGGCCACGCGGTGGCTGGCGGCCTGGAGCTCGCGCTGCTGGCCGATCTGCGCGTGGCCGAGGAAGATGCCGTGCTTGGCGTGTTCTGCCGGCGCTGGGGCGTGCCGCTGATCGACGGCGGCACGGTTCGGCTGCCGCGCATCGTCGGCATGGGCCGCGCGCTCGACCTGATCCTGACCGGGCGGCCCGTGAGCGCCCGGGAAGCGCACGCGATGGGCCTGGTCGACCGCGTGGTGCCACCAGGCCACGCGCGTCTCGAGGCCGAAGCGCTCGCGCGCGAGATCGCGTCGTTCCCGCAGCAGTGCATGCTGGCGGACCGGCATTCCGCCTACGCCCAATGGAACCTGCCGCTGGCCGATGCGCTGCGGCAGGAAGGCCGGCTCGGCGTGCCGATCGTCGCGGCCGAAGGCGCAGCCGGTGCCGAGCGCTTCGTTCGCGGCGCGGGCCGGCATGGCGCTTTCTGA
- the efp gene encoding elongation factor P, giving the protein MKIAQEIRAGNVIMHGKDPMVVLKTEYSRGGRNSATVRMKLKSLIANFNTEVVFKADDKIDQIVLDKKECTYSYFADPMYVCMDTEYNQYEVEAENMGDALNYLEDGMPVEVVFYDGKAISVELPTSVEREITWTEPAVKGDTSGKVLKPAKIATGFEVPVPLFVSQGDKIEIDTRTGEYRKRV; this is encoded by the coding sequence ATGAAAATCGCTCAAGAAATCCGCGCCGGCAACGTCATCATGCACGGCAAGGACCCGATGGTCGTCCTCAAGACCGAATACAGCCGCGGCGGCCGCAACTCCGCCACCGTGCGCATGAAGCTCAAGAGCCTGATCGCCAACTTCAACACCGAAGTGGTCTTCAAGGCCGACGACAAGATCGACCAGATCGTGCTCGACAAGAAGGAATGCACCTACTCCTACTTCGCCGACCCGATGTACGTCTGCATGGACACCGAGTACAACCAGTACGAAGTCGAGGCCGAGAACATGGGCGACGCCCTCAACTACCTCGAAGACGGCATGCCGGTCGAAGTGGTGTTCTACGACGGCAAGGCCATCTCGGTCGAACTGCCGACCAGCGTCGAGCGCGAAATCACCTGGACCGAGCCGGCCGTCAAGGGCGACACCTCGGGCAAGGTGCTCAAGCCCGCCAAGATCGCCACCGGCTTCGAAGTGCCGGTGCCGCTGTTCGTCTCGCAAGGCGACAAGATCGAAATCGACACCCGCACCGGCGAATACCGCAAGCGCGTCTGA
- the earP gene encoding elongation factor P maturation arginine rhamnosyltransferase EarP, which translates to MPGRHHGLGPPKTGTLAPMQWDIFCRVIDNHGDLGVCWRLASQLAALGERVRLWIDDATALHWMAPAGCEGVSVIDWLEPAAIRHAVAAPPPDVLIEAFGCEPAPELIARFAEAQAAGGPGRAWINLEYLSAEPYVERLHGLPSPVFKGPGAGLTKRFFYPGFTPATGGLLREPGLLQRRARFDRAQWLAAQEIPWRDGERLVSLFCYEPPALAPLLEQLAADSQPTRLLVTSGRAAHAVRAFFSGREQPDHGLSGLGALSISYLPYLTQPDFDHLLWACDLNFVRGEDSLVRGLWAGAPLVWQIYPQDDDAHHVKLGAWLDWLGAPPSLRQFHHAWNGFDSSPLPPLETQGPWRETVLAARERLGAQEDLVTQLRHLVAGKS; encoded by the coding sequence ATGCCAGGCAGGCACCACGGCCTCGGGCCGCCGAAGACGGGCACACTGGCGCCCATGCAATGGGACATTTTCTGCAGGGTCATCGACAACCATGGCGACCTCGGCGTGTGCTGGCGGCTGGCCAGCCAGCTGGCGGCGCTCGGCGAGCGCGTACGACTGTGGATCGACGACGCCACGGCGCTGCACTGGATGGCGCCCGCGGGCTGCGAGGGCGTGAGCGTGATCGACTGGCTCGAGCCCGCCGCCATCCGGCACGCCGTGGCGGCCCCGCCGCCCGATGTGCTGATCGAAGCCTTCGGCTGCGAACCGGCACCCGAACTGATCGCGCGCTTCGCCGAGGCCCAGGCCGCGGGTGGGCCGGGCCGGGCATGGATCAATCTCGAATACCTGTCGGCCGAGCCGTACGTCGAACGCCTGCACGGCCTGCCGTCGCCGGTGTTCAAGGGACCCGGCGCGGGGTTGACGAAGCGCTTTTTCTATCCCGGCTTCACGCCCGCCACGGGAGGGCTGCTGCGGGAGCCCGGCCTGCTTCAGCGACGAGCGCGCTTCGACCGCGCGCAATGGCTGGCGGCGCAAGAAATCCCCTGGCGCGATGGGGAGCGCCTGGTTTCGCTCTTCTGCTATGAGCCCCCGGCGCTGGCGCCCCTGCTCGAGCAGCTGGCGGCAGATTCGCAGCCCACGCGGCTCCTGGTCACCTCAGGTCGCGCCGCGCACGCGGTCAGGGCGTTTTTTTCCGGCCGGGAACAGCCGGACCACGGGCTCTCGGGACTCGGCGCGCTATCAATTTCATACCTGCCCTATCTCACGCAGCCGGACTTCGACCACCTTCTCTGGGCCTGCGACCTGAATTTCGTGCGCGGCGAAGATTCGCTCGTGCGGGGCCTGTGGGCCGGCGCCCCGCTGGTCTGGCAGATCTACCCGCAGGACGACGACGCGCACCACGTCAAGCTCGGCGCCTGGCTCGACTGGCTGGGCGCCCCGCCGTCCCTGCGGCAGTTCCACCACGCCTGGAACGGATTCGACAGCAGCCCCCTGCCCCCTCTCGAAACGCAGGGCCCATGGCGTGAAACCGTGCTGGCCGCCCGTGAAAGGCTGGGCGCGCAAGAGGACTTGGTCACTCAATTGCGGCATCTGGTCGCCGGAAAAAGCTAA
- the uvrC gene encoding excinuclease ABC subunit UvrC encodes MSDVHSDQLLSEVAALPQLPGVYRYFDAAGAVLYVGKARNLKKRVANYFQKSHGGTRIGHMISKIVRMETTVVRSEAEALLLENNLIKTLKPRYNILFRDDKSYPYLKIASHEFPRLAYYRGAVDKKHRYFGPYPSAWAVKESIQLLQKVFKLRTCEDTVYANRTRPCLLYQIKRCTGPCVGYISPEAYAQDVASAEAFLMGDTQLVLSKLEARMTEHAEKLEFEQAAELRNQMSAISRVLHQQSIEIASDKDVDILAVKVQGGKACVNLAMVRGGRHLGDRAYFPVHVEDAAQIHHGELDAEEGAAPIPADSVEVQVLEAFIAQHYIDVPVPATLVLSHLVSRELIEAISQQAGARVTAVFQPREQRRHWLEMAETNAGLQLARLLAEEGSQQARTRALADALELAPDDLDNFRVECFDISHTAGEATQASCVVFEHHTMQNREYRRYNIEGITPGDDYAAMRQVLHRRYGKLAEAMAAETGALPPGDAESDGSDASPKTRTARMPELVLVDGGKGQVSMAREVFSELGLPLSLIVGVEKGEGRKVGLEELVFADGREKVYLGKDSAALMLVAQIRDEAHRFAITGMRAKRAKVRVGGSQLEDIPGIGPKRRARLLQRFGGIRGVAAASVEDIASVEGIATDLAEEIYKALH; translated from the coding sequence ATGTCAGACGTGCATTCCGATCAATTGCTCAGCGAAGTCGCGGCCCTGCCGCAGCTGCCGGGCGTCTACCGCTATTTCGACGCGGCCGGCGCGGTGCTCTACGTGGGCAAGGCGCGCAATCTCAAGAAGCGGGTCGCCAACTATTTCCAGAAGAGCCATGGCGGCACGCGCATCGGCCACATGATCTCGAAGATCGTGCGCATGGAGACCACGGTGGTTCGCTCCGAGGCCGAGGCGCTGCTGCTCGAGAACAATCTCATCAAGACGCTCAAGCCGCGCTACAACATCCTGTTCCGCGACGACAAGAGCTATCCCTATCTGAAGATCGCGTCGCACGAGTTTCCGCGCCTGGCCTACTACCGCGGCGCGGTCGACAAGAAGCACCGTTATTTCGGGCCCTACCCGAGCGCCTGGGCTGTGAAGGAGTCGATCCAGCTGCTGCAGAAAGTCTTCAAGCTGCGCACCTGCGAGGACACGGTGTATGCCAACCGCACGCGGCCCTGCCTGCTGTACCAGATCAAGCGCTGCACGGGGCCCTGCGTGGGCTACATCTCGCCCGAGGCCTATGCGCAGGACGTGGCCAGCGCCGAAGCCTTTTTGATGGGCGATACCCAGCTCGTGCTGTCGAAGCTCGAGGCGCGCATGACCGAGCATGCCGAGAAGCTCGAGTTCGAGCAGGCGGCCGAGCTGCGCAACCAGATGTCGGCGATCTCGCGCGTGCTGCACCAGCAGTCGATCGAGATCGCATCCGACAAGGACGTGGACATCCTCGCCGTCAAGGTGCAGGGCGGCAAGGCCTGCGTCAACCTGGCGATGGTGCGCGGCGGCCGGCACCTGGGCGATCGCGCCTATTTTCCCGTGCACGTGGAAGACGCCGCGCAGATCCACCATGGCGAGCTCGATGCGGAGGAGGGCGCTGCACCCATTCCGGCCGACTCGGTCGAGGTGCAGGTGCTCGAGGCCTTCATTGCCCAGCACTACATCGACGTGCCCGTGCCCGCCACGCTGGTGCTGAGCCATCTGGTGAGCCGCGAGCTGATCGAGGCCATCTCGCAGCAGGCCGGCGCGCGCGTGACAGCCGTGTTCCAGCCGCGCGAGCAGCGCCGGCACTGGCTCGAAATGGCCGAGACGAACGCCGGCCTGCAATTGGCGCGCCTGCTGGCCGAGGAGGGCTCGCAGCAGGCGCGCACCCGCGCGCTGGCCGATGCACTCGAGCTCGCGCCGGACGACCTCGACAACTTTCGCGTCGAATGCTTCGACATCTCGCACACCGCGGGCGAGGCCACGCAGGCGTCGTGCGTGGTGTTCGAGCACCACACGATGCAGAACCGCGAATATCGCCGCTACAACATCGAGGGCATCACGCCCGGCGACGACTACGCCGCGATGCGCCAGGTGCTGCACCGCCGCTACGGCAAGCTGGCCGAGGCCATGGCGGCCGAGACCGGGGCGCTGCCGCCGGGCGACGCCGAGAGCGATGGCAGCGACGCATCGCCCAAGACCCGGACCGCGCGCATGCCGGAACTGGTGCTGGTCGATGGCGGCAAGGGGCAGGTGTCGATGGCGCGCGAGGTGTTCAGCGAACTGGGCCTGCCGCTGTCGCTGATCGTCGGCGTCGAGAAGGGCGAGGGCCGCAAGGTCGGGCTCGAGGAGCTGGTGTTCGCCGATGGCCGCGAGAAGGTCTACCTGGGCAAGGACTCGGCGGCGCTGATGCTGGTGGCGCAGATCCGCGACGAGGCGCACCGCTTTGCCATCACCGGCATGCGGGCCAAGCGCGCGAAGGTGCGCGTGGGCGGCAGCCAGCTCGAAGACATTCCGGGCATCGGACCCAAGCGCCGGGCGCGCCTGTTGCAGCGTTTTGGCGGAATCCGCGGCGTGGCGGCCGCCAGCGTCGAAGACATTGCATCGGTCGAAGGCATTGCCACGGACCTCGCCGAGGAAATCTACAAGGCCCTGCATTGA
- the pgsA gene encoding CDP-diacylglycerol--glycerol-3-phosphate 3-phosphatidyltransferase — MFWTLPTIMTWTRIVAIPLIVGVFYLPMAEPMRNLIATVMFIVFAATDWLDGYLARKLNQTSAFGAFLDPVADKFLVCAALLVLVHLQRADVFVALIIIGREIAISALREWMARIGAGKSVAVHMIGKVKTTVQMIAIPFLLYDGRLFKVIDTGLWGQWLIWISAVLTVWSMVYYLQKAIPEIRAHSK; from the coding sequence ATGTTCTGGACCTTACCGACCATCATGACCTGGACGCGCATTGTCGCGATCCCTTTGATCGTCGGCGTGTTCTACCTGCCGATGGCCGAGCCGATGCGCAACCTGATCGCCACGGTGATGTTCATCGTCTTCGCCGCCACCGACTGGCTCGACGGCTACCTGGCGCGCAAGCTCAACCAGACCTCGGCCTTCGGCGCCTTCCTCGATCCGGTGGCCGACAAGTTCCTCGTGTGCGCCGCGCTGCTGGTGCTGGTGCACCTGCAGCGCGCCGATGTGTTCGTGGCGCTGATCATCATCGGCCGTGAGATCGCCATCTCGGCGCTGCGCGAATGGATGGCGCGAATCGGCGCCGGCAAGAGCGTGGCGGTCCACATGATCGGCAAGGTCAAGACGACCGTGCAGATGATCGCGATTCCCTTCCTGCTCTATGACGGGCGTCTGTTCAAAGTCATCGACACGGGCCTCTGGGGCCAGTGGCTGATCTGGATCTCGGCGGTGCTCACCGTGTGGTCGATGGTCTATTACCTGCAGAAGGCCATTCCCGAGATCCGGGCCCACAGCAAATGA
- a CDS encoding DMT family transporter, with protein sequence MTMAAAARNAGWLRAMPAVFVLIWSTGFIVARYGMPYAPPLKFLAVRYALSLVCFGIWVALARVAWPKERAQWGHLAVTGILMQAGYLGGVWAAVHAGMGAGLVALLVGIQPVLTAIWLSFNGGRISQRQWAGLVLGFAGLVLVVSRKFGQGTEVSALTMGLAVMALLSITAGTLYQKLFVAPCDVRSASAVQMAAALLVSLPFAAMESQGIEWNAHSTGAMAWSVLVLSLGGSSLLYMLIQRGTATAVTSLLYLVPPCTAVMAWLLFAEPITLVTLLGIGLTAVGVSLVVRSGR encoded by the coding sequence ATGACGATGGCGGCCGCGGCTCGCAACGCGGGCTGGCTGCGGGCCATGCCGGCGGTCTTCGTGCTCATATGGAGCACGGGCTTCATCGTCGCGCGCTACGGCATGCCCTACGCACCGCCGCTCAAGTTCCTGGCCGTGCGTTATGCGCTCTCTCTCGTGTGCTTCGGCATCTGGGTTGCGCTCGCGCGGGTCGCCTGGCCGAAGGAGCGCGCGCAGTGGGGACACCTGGCGGTCACGGGCATCCTGATGCAGGCGGGCTACCTGGGTGGCGTGTGGGCGGCAGTGCATGCGGGCATGGGCGCGGGGCTGGTGGCGCTCCTGGTCGGCATCCAGCCGGTGCTGACCGCCATCTGGCTGTCGTTCAACGGCGGGCGCATTTCGCAGCGCCAATGGGCCGGGCTGGTGCTCGGCTTTGCGGGCCTGGTGCTCGTGGTGTCGCGCAAGTTCGGGCAAGGCACCGAGGTCAGCGCGTTGACGATGGGGCTTGCGGTGATGGCGCTCCTGTCGATCACGGCGGGCACGCTGTACCAGAAGCTCTTCGTTGCGCCCTGCGATGTGCGCAGTGCGAGCGCCGTGCAGATGGCGGCGGCGCTGCTCGTGAGCTTGCCCTTTGCGGCGATGGAGTCGCAGGGCATCGAATGGAACGCGCATTCGACCGGCGCCATGGCCTGGTCGGTGCTGGTGCTGTCGCTCGGTGGCAGCTCGCTGCTCTACATGCTGATCCAGCGTGGCACGGCCACCGCCGTCACGAGCCTGCTCTACCTGGTGCCGCCGTGTACCGCGGTCATGGCCTGGCTGCTGTTCGCCGAGCCGATCACCCTGGTGACCTTGCTGGGCATCGGGCTGACGGCTGTCGGAGTGAGCCTGGTGGTGCGCAGCGGGCGCTGA